In Rutidosis leptorrhynchoides isolate AG116_Rl617_1_P2 unplaced genomic scaffold, CSIRO_AGI_Rlap_v1 contig58, whole genome shotgun sequence, the genomic window TCTCTTACAAGGCATGGTAATGTGTTTCATGACATGGCAACTTCCCATCTTCTCATTTATTACAATTGCAGATTTCGTATGAATGAATCACTAAATTATCACTGCGATCATCTCAAAAACGTGTGAGTTTGTTTACTAACAATTTTCATTTTTGTTTCTATAAAAGCCTTCCGTATCCGAAAACTTCAAATAATAGAATAATTCACTTTCAATGAATCTAAAAAACGTCATCTAGAGGTAGTAATGTTTCGTGCTAGCTAGAAAGATGGAATTATGTACTTACCCTTCACGGTTAGGGTCACCCCAATTATACCAGCCTTTGGGGATGATAATGTCGTCCATGTAAGTATAGGCAAAGACGACTCTAGATAAGGGACCCCAAGCCCTTCCCAAGTAGAGACCTCCTGAACCAGTTACCTTGCAATTCAAGAAAGAGAATCCTGTGTCTTCTAACTTACTACTCCTTCCTTGTGCCGTCACTGCCCCTATCTTTGATGCTATCGCATGCACCAAACAACCCTATACATATATGCCATTACTAAAATCAAATACTACAATTAATTCATTGTCATTTTACAGGATAGAAAATGTTTCCTAACATTCACATAATTAACAATTAAGTTTATGGCAAATTTGTAGGTACCTCAAAAAGTGAAAGGCCGTTTCCAAAGATAAAATCTACAGAACCTTCAATGTAACAATCCTTATAATAATGTCTGCCGAAATGATCATAAAGAGTGTCTTGTGCGCCCAAGAACTTGCAGCCCAAGAAAGCTGCCGTATCAGCGGATACCCTGAATGCCACTGCTTGTTTTCCTACAGCTCCTGGTTCTGGAACTGGTGCTGTATTCTGAGACAACGAAAAATCACAAATACATTTATCGTCTTTTCACGTGGATTCTTTCTGTCTGTTATATGGTCAAACCTTTGGACAATTTAAGAATGAAAATGATACGTTTCTTGTGCCTTTCGGACTAAATGGAAAATcgatcagaaaaaaaaaaaaaaattgatttagaACATCCACAATAAGACCAAGACATTATTATGTCAAGCCAACTTGAATACATCATTGTTATACCTTACTATGAAGTTAATTTTTgccataaaaaaagaaaaaaagtttAATACCTGGAATGTAATATTTTTGGCAATAAAGTAAGGAGAATCCACTGAAAAAGTGGCAGAGCCTTTGGTACCTAATGGTAAACCCCTTGGGCCAGGAGTTGTTGCTGTGTCATTCCATTGAACAATTGTTTTATCGGCTCCGTCACCTTCAATTGTTATAAAAGATTTCATTGCAGGTATGTTGACCTTCTCtctaacaaaaaataaaataaataataataataataataataaacccaaTTTCAATTTTCATCCATTTTATTGATCTAAGAAAAaacatttaataataaaaataatgtattaCACCAAATAGTAGAGAATTGTAATGAGCAAGTAACCATAAAACAATGACAGATTGAATGAAGACAAAACTCTCGAATCCATTTTGGtaaaaaaagaaaaggaaaaacaattagtaattcaatttgGGACCCAGGAATTACATAAAGACAATAGTTTGACGCATGTTATTTTAGGGACATGCATGTGCTAGGGGAGGGCTGAATTAGACATTGTCGACTGAAAGCGATACGACCCAGTCGAATCGAAatgttttgattgattaaagaggcAATATCGACCAAACAAACTAAAACTGTTTAATCTTAAATCTCAGACAAATATCGATTGAAATCGGCTTCATCAAACATAATCGAATTGGTTAACTCGGTTACTTGCAAATAATTTTGACCGATGATGAAGACAATTGTCAAAAAATGGACCAGTTTTGACCCGTGacttttgactttttaatttttaagtCACTTT contains:
- the LOC139884639 gene encoding probable pectinesterase 53; amino-acid sequence: MSKFQALLCIFVITLLNLRQAKSIMMKQQEAINVTRSQLAEQQFMIWVKFVGSLRHSVFKAAKNKLFPSLALTVDKNPDLGDFTTIQEAIDSLPDVNLIRVVIKINAGVYTEKVNIPAMKSFITIEGDGADKTIVQWNDTATTPGPRGLPLGTKGSATFSVDSPYFIAKNITFQNTAPVPEPGAVGKQAVAFRVSADTAAFLGCKFLGAQDTLYDHFGRHYYKDCYIEGSVDFIFGNGLSLFEGCLVHAIASKIGAVTAQGRSSKLEDTGFSFLNCKVTGSGGLYLGRAWGPLSRVVFAYTYMDDIIIPKGWYNWGDPNREG